The Sediminitomix flava genome includes a window with the following:
- a CDS encoding HD domain-containing protein, with protein MIIENTIAYVKESLAEAEGGHDWWHIYRVWKTAKTIAKEESVDLLVVELGALLHDIADSKFHDGDEEIGPKKATEFLKSQQVDEDVIAHVVNIIKHISFKGGNEKQMFKSPELDVVQDADRLDAIGAIGIARTFNYGGFKGRELYNPEVKPNLNMSKEEYKKSTAPTINHFYEKLLLLKDRMNTAKGKEIAEQRHSFMENYLEQFYDEWEGKK; from the coding sequence ATGATCATTGAAAATACAATAGCATACGTGAAGGAAAGTTTGGCTGAGGCAGAAGGTGGACATGATTGGTGGCATATTTATAGAGTTTGGAAAACTGCTAAAACAATAGCGAAAGAAGAGTCAGTTGATCTTTTGGTGGTAGAATTGGGTGCTTTACTCCACGATATTGCAGATTCAAAATTTCATGATGGAGATGAAGAAATCGGTCCTAAAAAAGCAACTGAATTCCTAAAATCACAACAAGTTGATGAAGATGTTATTGCACATGTAGTCAATATTATCAAGCATATTTCTTTCAAAGGCGGAAATGAAAAACAAATGTTTAAATCTCCGGAATTGGATGTAGTACAAGATGCAGATAGACTTGATGCAATTGGTGCCATTGGCATTGCTAGGACATTCAATTATGGTGGTTTTAAAGGTAGAGAACTCTATAATCCTGAGGTTAAACCTAACCTAAATATGAGTAAAGAAGAGTATAAAAAGAGCACAGCACCAACCATCAACCATTTCTATGAGAAATTATTATTGCTCAAAGATCGTATGAATACTGCCAAAGGAAAAGAAATAGCTGAGCAGCGTCATTCGTTTATGGAAAACTACCTCGAACAGTTCTATGATGAATGGGAAGGTAAAAAGTAA
- the crtD gene encoding 1-hydroxycarotenoid 3,4-desaturase CrtD: MMKAQTNIHIVGSGVAGIAASIRLALKGHKVTVFERHDKVGGKLDEFQEKGYRFDMGPSLLTKPYLIDELFELAGRKSTFKYQQLPIVCKYFFDDATKLNAYAESEKFANEVEEKLGVPADVISDYLKYSQNIDQNVGDIFLTKSLHKLETFLDPKVLKALVRTPQFDVFTSMHEANERRLKHPKLVQLFDRYATYNGSNPYKAPGILNIIPSLEFTEGAFFPLHGMRDIVNQLHELATSLGVEFKLNEGVDEILLSNNKVISVKTDKDEYTTDAVFSNMDVYPTYRKLLPKAKAPEKALAQERSSSGLIFYWGMKGLKSELDVHNIFFSIDYKDEFDHLFEYKKVTDDPTVYVHISSKEVASDAPVNSENWFVMINVPANNGTQDWDEVIQRSRKNIIQKLEKSLGYNIADHIEVERILDPRSIEQNTASWQGALYGSSSNDRMAAFLRHPNFSSKIKGLYFCGGSVHPGGGIPLCLLSAKVSTDIALKEYL, encoded by the coding sequence ATGATGAAAGCTCAAACAAACATTCATATAGTAGGTTCTGGTGTTGCGGGTATTGCTGCCTCAATCAGATTAGCTCTAAAAGGCCACAAAGTAACCGTATTCGAAAGACATGATAAAGTTGGTGGTAAACTAGATGAGTTTCAGGAAAAGGGTTATCGTTTTGATATGGGCCCTTCTCTTTTGACTAAGCCATACCTCATTGATGAATTATTTGAATTGGCAGGTCGAAAATCCACATTCAAATACCAGCAGCTACCCATTGTTTGTAAGTACTTTTTTGATGATGCAACAAAACTAAATGCTTATGCAGAATCTGAAAAGTTTGCGAATGAAGTAGAAGAAAAATTGGGTGTACCAGCTGATGTCATTTCTGATTATTTGAAATACAGTCAGAATATAGATCAAAATGTAGGTGATATTTTTCTTACAAAATCGTTACATAAGCTAGAAACTTTCTTAGACCCTAAAGTACTGAAAGCATTAGTCCGAACTCCGCAGTTCGATGTTTTCACGAGTATGCATGAAGCTAATGAACGTAGACTAAAACATCCTAAACTAGTTCAACTGTTTGATCGATATGCTACTTACAATGGCTCAAATCCTTATAAAGCTCCTGGTATTTTAAATATCATTCCAAGTTTAGAATTTACAGAAGGTGCATTTTTCCCTCTTCATGGGATGAGAGATATTGTAAATCAACTTCATGAATTAGCAACTTCTCTGGGAGTGGAATTCAAACTCAATGAGGGTGTAGATGAGATTCTACTTTCAAACAATAAAGTGATTAGTGTAAAAACAGACAAAGATGAATACACTACTGATGCTGTTTTTAGCAATATGGATGTTTACCCTACCTACAGAAAATTATTGCCAAAAGCCAAAGCACCAGAAAAAGCATTGGCACAAGAACGTTCATCTTCTGGTTTGATATTTTATTGGGGTATGAAAGGTTTGAAGTCAGAACTTGATGTTCATAATATTTTCTTCTCCATTGATTATAAGGATGAATTTGATCATCTTTTTGAGTATAAAAAAGTGACTGATGACCCTACGGTTTATGTTCATATTAGCTCAAAAGAAGTAGCTTCAGATGCTCCAGTAAATTCAGAAAACTGGTTTGTGATGATCAATGTCCCTGCAAATAATGGTACACAAGATTGGGATGAAGTCATTCAACGAAGTCGAAAAAATATAATTCAAAAATTAGAAAAATCTTTGGGCTATAATATCGCAGATCATATCGAAGTTGAGCGAATTCTTGACCCTAGAAGTATTGAACAAAATACCGCTTCTTGGCAAGGAGCACTTTACGGTAGTAGTTCAAATGATCGAATGGCAGCATTTTTAAGGCACCCAAATTTCTCATCAAAAATCAAGGGATTATACTTCTGTGGAGGAAGTGTTCATCCTGGTGGTGGAATTCCATTGTGTTTACTATCAGCAAAAGTAAGTACCGATATAGCACTTAAAGAATACTTATAA
- a CDS encoding carotenoid biosynthesis protein, with amino-acid sequence MSFINQISLSNKLNKVIPSLFIFYSVGIVGMYAFASLFQDLTPMTLVMTLGLLLIYHPAYNLKLVIALILVFLGGYGVEVLGVKTGVIFGEYAYGDTLGFALFDVPLMMGVNWVLMVYTTACVVEQFSNKWWTKAIFGSALMVLTDYFMEPVAMRYDFWNWADATIPFQNYLAWYIFAFLFHLVFYFLVPKINNQIGKWVWLAMAFFFGSLYLLIQVGA; translated from the coding sequence ATGTCATTTATAAATCAGATATCATTGTCCAATAAGCTAAATAAAGTAATACCAAGTTTATTCATTTTTTATAGTGTTGGTATTGTAGGGATGTATGCTTTTGCTTCACTTTTTCAAGACTTAACACCTATGACTTTGGTGATGACTTTGGGGTTACTGCTCATTTATCATCCTGCTTATAATTTGAAGCTCGTAATAGCTTTAATTCTTGTATTCTTAGGTGGTTATGGCGTAGAGGTTCTTGGGGTTAAAACTGGAGTGATTTTCGGCGAATATGCTTATGGGGATACATTAGGTTTTGCTTTGTTTGATGTTCCTCTTATGATGGGGGTAAATTGGGTTCTGATGGTTTATACTACCGCTTGTGTAGTTGAACAATTCTCAAATAAATGGTGGACAAAAGCTATTTTTGGTTCTGCTCTGATGGTATTAACAGATTATTTTATGGAGCCAGTAGCGATGCGGTACGACTTTTGGAATTGGGCAGATGCAACTATTCCATTTCAAAACTATTTGGCTTGGTACATTTTTGCATTTCTTTTTCACCTTGTGTTCTACTTCCTAGTTCCCAAAATCAATAATCAAATAGGGAAATGGGTGTGGTTAGCAATGGCATTCTTCTTCGGAAGTTTATACTTGCTGATCCAAGTTGGCGCATAA
- a CDS encoding WG repeat-containing protein, with protein MRVYHFIFLFFLSLVASAQDYFPVVKDGKWGAIDKTGKVIIPFTYKHLSSFNIQNLAIAETENGKGVINHLGNEILPFSFQKVQTLSNGQAIVWENFKVGVVTLENKEIIKPSFDAITFETEGIYRLLKDGKFGLSKSDGEIILPTEYLSIESLGQKNIARINKENKYGLVNSLGELIAEPKYDKILFEEDLILGHIGNARTRFILDDKGELLETNEFVNQKAFELAQKKILAKVLAEKAKTNPDIKKLRWMKKGGVFTLENALGSNVLSGKQFYWVNEDEKTALSMAKTVDHEGTEELFLIDGNAGKILFKKKDLIDFVVTDFAESNWARCADDTTWDAVISKEGELVKAFQVEGKELRIKDIGEYRERKAWIKFSNDKYGFLDENADILIQPTFERAGDFYKGLAVFRNDKKFGVINAKGEVVVKPTYVSISNLEDGLFRVKNEDGLWGAINSKGQNIIPFKYNEMGSFKNGKAYVIEDGLFGLVNNKGHLLFSPQIDCDFMGEFKNGIAPIYKGKYTINRGKEPVVRYRTQGFIKENGQILVEPVYSSINKFEEIWAAKRGIARIVKGRSIGYINYNGNIVLDAIYERVENYEEVWAENRGLARVKKDGLIGFVDYNGNEVLPIRYQGVTEDFKQVWKAQSGLAKAKMNDRYGFLNYKGDVVIPFAYTSVSDPKGGIIIVEQDGKWGAVDEQNKEILPIKYSGVKFIENTKPQLLKVYTDADATYRLNAQGMLEPTNVSSEELAEGGLSLGSGKYKIVRDYDQNGLAVGEITKKGRKWQALINEDGKATTKFLYKRIGEFSEGLAYVQIQSDKSSERKYGFINLEGEQVIPCTFKNAQNFSDGLAAIMQRGKWGYIDNTGKVILQAQFNNAMAFSDGFAVVNEKEIIDRKGEKVGSLISEGEISSSFKENRAVVTLANGLQYHILPTGKAIYKAKFDEVTDFYGDFAFAKKGEMWQITRQRDKKETYRVQMTKKKYGEYINKFGKTRSIKTADGHVLKDIKFEKVEEGTWRLMTKDGAYPNDATFNELGQDDEGFWVKLNRFTGVVNGQGEFLVKPECEIVKRVSEDVIRVENQGKVKYMSTSGEWIWNE; from the coding sequence ATGAGAGTTTATCACTTTATTTTTCTATTTTTTTTATCATTGGTTGCTTCTGCACAAGATTATTTTCCTGTTGTGAAAGACGGGAAATGGGGAGCAATCGATAAGACTGGAAAAGTAATTATACCTTTTACTTACAAACATCTTTCTTCTTTTAATATTCAAAATTTAGCCATTGCAGAAACTGAAAATGGTAAAGGCGTTATCAATCATCTCGGAAATGAAATCTTACCTTTTTCATTTCAGAAAGTTCAGACTTTATCAAATGGGCAGGCTATTGTATGGGAGAATTTTAAGGTAGGAGTGGTCACTCTTGAAAATAAAGAAATCATTAAACCTTCTTTTGATGCAATAACTTTTGAAACAGAAGGTATTTATAGGTTGTTAAAAGATGGGAAATTTGGGTTGTCAAAATCTGATGGAGAAATCATTTTACCAACGGAATATCTTTCTATTGAAAGTTTAGGGCAAAAAAATATTGCTAGAATAAATAAAGAAAATAAGTATGGCTTAGTGAATAGCTTGGGAGAGTTAATTGCAGAACCAAAATATGATAAAATCCTTTTTGAAGAGGATCTAATATTAGGGCATATCGGAAATGCTAGGACAAGATTTATTCTAGATGACAAAGGTGAGTTGCTAGAAACAAATGAATTCGTCAATCAGAAAGCCTTTGAACTTGCTCAGAAAAAGATTTTGGCAAAAGTACTGGCTGAGAAAGCTAAGACTAATCCTGATATCAAGAAATTGAGATGGATGAAGAAAGGAGGTGTTTTTACACTTGAGAATGCTTTAGGTAGCAATGTTCTTTCGGGAAAGCAGTTTTATTGGGTAAATGAGGATGAAAAGACAGCTCTTTCTATGGCAAAAACAGTTGACCATGAAGGAACAGAAGAATTATTCTTGATTGATGGAAATGCTGGAAAAATACTATTCAAGAAAAAAGATCTCATTGATTTTGTGGTAACTGATTTTGCTGAAAGCAACTGGGCGAGGTGTGCAGATGACACAACATGGGATGCCGTTATTAGCAAAGAAGGTGAGTTGGTAAAAGCTTTTCAAGTTGAGGGGAAAGAACTTCGAATTAAAGATATTGGAGAGTATAGAGAAAGGAAAGCTTGGATAAAATTCTCGAATGATAAATATGGATTCCTAGACGAAAATGCAGATATTCTTATTCAACCTACTTTTGAAAGAGCGGGTGATTTTTATAAAGGTCTAGCTGTTTTCAGAAATGATAAAAAGTTTGGAGTTATAAATGCTAAAGGAGAGGTTGTAGTAAAACCAACTTATGTAAGCATTTCAAATCTTGAAGATGGGTTATTTAGAGTAAAGAATGAGGATGGACTTTGGGGGGCTATCAATTCCAAAGGGCAAAACATAATTCCTTTCAAGTATAATGAAATGGGCTCTTTCAAAAATGGAAAAGCGTATGTGATAGAAGATGGACTTTTCGGTTTAGTAAATAATAAAGGGCACTTACTATTCTCTCCTCAGATTGATTGTGATTTTATGGGAGAATTTAAGAATGGAATTGCTCCAATTTATAAGGGAAAATACACGATTAATAGAGGCAAAGAACCTGTAGTTCGTTACCGTACTCAAGGATTTATTAAAGAAAATGGTCAGATTCTAGTTGAGCCAGTTTATAGCAGTATTAACAAATTTGAAGAGATTTGGGCGGCAAAACGTGGGATAGCTAGAATTGTGAAGGGCAGGTCTATTGGTTATATCAACTACAACGGTAATATTGTTTTAGATGCAATTTATGAAAGGGTTGAGAATTACGAAGAAGTATGGGCTGAAAACCGAGGATTAGCAAGAGTCAAAAAAGATGGATTGATTGGTTTTGTAGATTATAACGGTAATGAAGTTTTGCCTATCCGTTATCAAGGAGTGACTGAAGACTTTAAGCAAGTTTGGAAAGCCCAATCAGGTTTGGCAAAAGCGAAGATGAATGACCGATATGGATTCCTTAATTATAAAGGAGATGTTGTGATACCTTTTGCATACACTTCTGTAAGTGATCCGAAGGGAGGAATTATAATCGTTGAGCAAGATGGGAAATGGGGAGCTGTAGATGAGCAGAATAAAGAAATTCTTCCTATTAAATATTCGGGTGTGAAGTTTATAGAAAACACAAAACCACAATTACTTAAAGTTTATACGGATGCTGATGCAACTTACCGATTGAATGCGCAAGGCATGTTGGAACCAACTAATGTTAGTTCTGAAGAATTGGCTGAAGGAGGTTTAAGTCTTGGTTCTGGAAAATATAAGATTGTAAGAGACTACGATCAAAATGGTTTAGCTGTCGGTGAGATCACTAAGAAAGGACGAAAGTGGCAGGCACTTATCAACGAAGATGGAAAAGCGACTACAAAATTCCTTTATAAACGTATCGGTGAATTTTCAGAGGGTCTTGCTTATGTTCAGATTCAGTCAGATAAATCTTCTGAGCGTAAATATGGATTTATTAATCTTGAAGGAGAGCAAGTCATTCCATGTACTTTCAAGAATGCACAAAACTTCTCAGATGGGCTAGCAGCTATCATGCAAAGAGGAAAGTGGGGGTATATAGATAATACGGGTAAGGTAATTCTTCAAGCCCAATTCAATAATGCGATGGCATTCTCAGATGGTTTTGCAGTCGTAAATGAAAAAGAAATCATAGATAGAAAAGGAGAAAAGGTTGGCAGTTTAATTAGTGAAGGAGAAATTTCTTCAAGCTTCAAAGAAAATAGAGCTGTGGTGACTTTAGCCAATGGTTTACAGTATCATATCCTTCCTACAGGTAAAGCTATCTATAAAGCCAAATTTGATGAAGTGACAGATTTCTATGGCGATTTTGCCTTTGCCAAAAAAGGAGAAATGTGGCAAATCACTCGCCAGAGAGATAAAAAGGAGACTTATCGTGTGCAGATGACCAAAAAGAAATATGGAGAATACATCAATAAATTTGGGAAGACTCGCTCAATAAAAACAGCTGATGGTCACGTACTGAAAGATATTAAGTTCGAGAAAGTAGAAGAAGGAACTTGGAGACTGATGACCAAAGATGGAGCTTATCCAAATGATGCTACTTTTAATGAATTAGGGCAAGATGATGAGGGTTTCTGGGTGAAGTTGAATAGATTTACAGGCGTTGTAAACGGACAAGGTGAATTTTTGGTGAAACCCGAATGTGAGATAGTCAAAAGAGTTTCTGAAGATGTTATAAGAGTAGAGAATCAAGGGAAGGTTAAGTACATGTCTACAAGTGGTGAATGGATTTGGAATGAATAA
- a CDS encoding helix-turn-helix domain-containing protein, with product MNNQEQKIYIKNMVCPRCVKAVRDIFSNLSIPTLSIELGEVEINHELTEDERLKLSEKLKEEGFELLEDSRKQLITKIKGIIIQHIHHSEEEMKENFSSLLEKELGKEYSYLSHLFSSLEETTIEKYIITQKVERIKELIMYGELSMSEIAYQMGYSSVQYLSGQFKKVTGLTPTAFKKQSNQTRNSLDSL from the coding sequence ATGAATAATCAAGAGCAAAAAATATATATAAAGAATATGGTATGCCCTCGCTGTGTAAAAGCAGTGAGGGATATTTTTTCTAATTTGTCTATACCAACTCTTAGCATTGAATTGGGAGAGGTAGAAATTAATCATGAATTGACAGAGGATGAAAGATTAAAGCTTTCTGAGAAGCTGAAAGAGGAAGGTTTTGAACTCTTGGAAGATTCTCGAAAGCAATTGATCACTAAAATCAAAGGAATAATTATCCAGCATATTCATCATTCCGAAGAGGAAATGAAGGAGAATTTCTCAAGTTTATTGGAAAAGGAGTTAGGAAAAGAATACTCTTATTTATCTCACCTTTTTAGTTCTTTGGAGGAAACTACCATTGAGAAATATATCATCACTCAGAAAGTTGAGCGTATCAAGGAATTGATTATGTACGGAGAGCTGAGTATGAGTGAAATTGCTTATCAAATGGGCTATAGTAGTGTTCAGTACCTTTCAGGTCAATTCAAAAAGGTAACAGGACTGACACCTACAGCTTTCAAAAAACAATCTAATCAGACACGAAATTCTTTGGATAGTCTTTAG
- a CDS encoding T9SS type A sorting domain-containing protein: MNIMKMQSIFCIILTITSFVFLHHKTDAQSRSNYEFEIKEISPFPAAVHGMAVAKDSTLYFSDTFKVYGNQEAVYSLTYPYTGNIKLTGIKGEGVSGLLWMEDTLYVAFLYENMIKSYDKDFNELQTWAVTSPWNLTHNGENVFAITYTGSILKLGESAIEELVKDLALPFDIVYSNNNSFFVSEQVGVGVSGRVKEISLEGEVIQTLPFDFKNPEGLAIDDDSNIYINDTEAGEIYQYRKEDGSLALITDKYDLPICITEGVDGNILVNTNHNNGILLNIQISKNSIETILGGFTEYKNGMKLIPNPSNGLFQFTFTLEKTDSISINLYDNHGRIVKKLISQQLMQRGNHELQFNLADLSQGIYHLTLIGREFNHSTSLVIE, encoded by the coding sequence ATGAACATCATGAAAATGCAATCCATTTTTTGTATAATTCTAACTATTACTTCATTCGTTTTTTTACATCATAAAACTGATGCTCAATCTCGTTCAAATTATGAGTTTGAAATAAAGGAGATTTCCCCATTTCCTGCAGCTGTTCATGGTATGGCAGTTGCAAAAGATAGTACCTTGTATTTTTCAGATACATTTAAAGTCTACGGAAATCAAGAAGCAGTATATTCTTTGACTTATCCGTACACAGGAAATATTAAGTTAACAGGGATAAAAGGAGAGGGAGTTAGTGGTTTACTATGGATGGAGGATACCCTTTACGTAGCTTTTTTATATGAAAACATGATTAAAAGTTATGACAAAGACTTTAATGAACTTCAAACTTGGGCTGTTACTTCACCTTGGAATTTGACTCATAACGGTGAAAATGTTTTTGCGATTACCTATACTGGCTCAATTCTTAAACTAGGAGAGAGTGCTATAGAAGAACTTGTCAAAGACCTAGCACTCCCATTTGATATTGTGTATTCAAATAATAATTCATTTTTCGTTTCTGAACAAGTAGGAGTGGGCGTTTCAGGAAGAGTCAAAGAAATATCTCTTGAAGGAGAAGTAATCCAAACACTTCCTTTTGATTTTAAGAATCCTGAAGGTTTGGCAATAGATGACGATTCAAACATCTATATCAATGATACCGAAGCAGGAGAGATTTATCAGTACAGAAAAGAAGATGGAAGTCTAGCGTTAATCACAGATAAGTATGATTTACCAATCTGTATTACTGAAGGTGTAGATGGAAATATCTTGGTGAATACAAATCACAATAATGGTATATTACTGAATATTCAGATTTCTAAAAATAGTATAGAAACTATATTGGGAGGTTTTACTGAGTACAAAAATGGTATGAAATTAATTCCTAATCCTAGTAATGGACTTTTCCAGTTTACATTTACATTAGAAAAAACAGATTCTATTTCTATCAATCTTTATGATAACCATGGACGTATAGTGAAGAAATTAATAAGTCAGCAGTTGATGCAAAGAGGAAATCATGAACTTCAATTTAACCTAGCTGATTTGTCTCAAGGAATCTACCATTTAACATTAATTGGTCGAGAGTTTAATCATTCCACATCTTTAGTAATCGAATAA
- a CDS encoding TonB-dependent receptor has product MNTNKLVESYSYKVLLGLCVLFSVAIQSLYAQEQQTKIRVISTEDQLPLVGATIVTENAKGKGWITDLNGEVVIDIQEKTLLMISYLGHQSIKKWATPFKTLTVKLEENLSDLDEVVVTGAFIPTTASKSLYQVKKIDSDIIEGKAAVNLSDLLQGELNLKTIQDDVLGTRIVMQGISGPNVKMLIDGVPLVNGEGGEFDLSQLNLNSVERVEIVEGPLSVQYGTNALAGTINIISKSYESEEYLVASNAYVESVGQYNVDLSLAKGWENFSVSVNGARNQFNGFSSTGERKQNWNPRTQYITDIKLKARLKRLNITGTYGQLWENAIGQGNATTAFNQHTSKLSEIASDSYYNTQRVNASLTLDGAITDKQYINIVNGISTYTRGSTRYIQDVIDDMKWKSSRPSDHDTTTYSTITSRGTYVIGDNQNDEGVFLTMGYEVNMNQAEGGRISENAESHLNEYGLFSAIEIPIGEHFKVQPALRFIHSDGYDTKKINFLNANLPILPSLNLMYDFNKNLKVRFAYGMGYRTPSVRERYYEFIDANHYIVGNTDLSPELGSNFNTSLTWTKKISSLKLSLTPTVFFSKIDNKIELVQILDRNTLPEEVPKSVPVARVYENIPNFKSYGFNLAASLNWRKRLELNPGVSLLARSGSEADDNFYQSYEANLNGSYNWHEKNIRFNIFYKYNGKMSEFSKNEDGSIGVLTLDDYNTMDFTISKLFLKQNITLTAGAKNLFDITDIGLDGDGSKGLVLQTGREAFYPISWGRSFFIKINYTISN; this is encoded by the coding sequence ATGAATACGAACAAATTAGTGGAATCTTATAGTTATAAGGTTCTGTTGGGCTTATGCGTGCTTTTCAGTGTCGCAATACAATCGCTATATGCCCAAGAACAGCAAACTAAAATCAGAGTAATCTCTACTGAAGATCAACTCCCTTTAGTAGGTGCGACAATTGTAACTGAAAATGCAAAGGGGAAAGGGTGGATTACAGATTTGAATGGTGAAGTAGTCATTGATATTCAAGAGAAAACTTTATTGATGATTTCATATCTAGGTCATCAGAGTATAAAAAAATGGGCGACTCCTTTTAAAACCCTAACGGTAAAACTAGAAGAGAACTTGAGTGACCTTGATGAGGTAGTTGTTACAGGAGCTTTCATTCCTACAACAGCTAGTAAGTCGTTATATCAAGTTAAAAAAATAGATTCAGATATCATTGAAGGGAAAGCAGCAGTAAATCTGAGCGATCTTTTACAAGGAGAATTGAATTTGAAAACCATTCAAGACGATGTACTGGGTACCCGAATTGTAATGCAAGGAATCTCTGGTCCTAATGTCAAAATGTTGATAGATGGAGTTCCTTTGGTTAATGGTGAAGGTGGAGAGTTTGACTTGAGTCAACTCAATTTGAATAGTGTTGAAAGAGTTGAAATTGTGGAAGGACCTTTGTCTGTGCAATACGGGACAAATGCTTTAGCTGGAACTATCAATATTATCTCTAAAAGTTATGAGAGTGAGGAGTATTTAGTAGCAAGTAATGCATATGTTGAAAGTGTTGGTCAATACAATGTAGATTTATCTTTGGCTAAAGGTTGGGAGAATTTTTCTGTAAGTGTAAATGGAGCCAGGAATCAGTTTAATGGATTTTCTTCTACAGGTGAGCGAAAACAAAACTGGAATCCTCGCACACAGTATATTACGGATATAAAGCTCAAAGCAAGATTGAAAAGGCTCAATATTACAGGTACTTACGGTCAGCTTTGGGAAAATGCAATAGGTCAAGGGAATGCGACTACTGCCTTCAATCAGCATACGAGTAAACTCTCAGAAATTGCAAGTGATAGCTATTACAATACGCAAAGGGTAAATGCTTCTTTGACGCTTGATGGAGCAATAACAGACAAGCAATACATCAATATTGTGAATGGAATATCTACCTACACAAGAGGATCGACTAGATATATTCAAGATGTAATTGATGATATGAAGTGGAAAAGTTCTAGACCAAGTGATCATGACACAACAACTTATTCGACGATCACATCAAGAGGAACTTATGTAATCGGAGATAATCAGAATGACGAAGGCGTTTTTCTGACAATGGGTTATGAGGTCAATATGAACCAAGCAGAAGGGGGGAGAATCAGTGAGAATGCAGAAAGTCATCTCAATGAATATGGATTGTTTTCAGCAATAGAAATTCCTATTGGTGAACATTTTAAAGTACAGCCTGCATTGAGGTTTATCCATAGTGATGGTTACGATACGAAGAAAATCAACTTCCTAAATGCAAATCTACCAATTCTACCATCATTGAATTTGATGTATGATTTTAATAAAAATCTAAAGGTACGTTTTGCATATGGAATGGGCTACCGTACTCCATCGGTTCGAGAACGTTATTATGAGTTTATAGATGCCAATCATTATATCGTAGGAAATACAGATTTATCGCCAGAATTGGGAAGTAATTTTAATACTTCACTGACTTGGACCAAAAAGATTTCTTCTTTAAAGCTAAGCTTAACACCTACTGTTTTCTTCTCGAAGATTGACAACAAAATAGAATTAGTACAGATTCTTGACCGGAATACTCTTCCAGAAGAAGTGCCTAAAAGTGTACCTGTTGCAAGGGTTTATGAGAATATCCCAAACTTTAAATCTTACGGTTTCAATCTAGCAGCTTCATTGAATTGGAGAAAAAGGTTAGAGTTGAATCCTGGAGTAAGTCTTTTAGCGCGTTCCGGGAGTGAAGCAGATGATAATTTCTATCAGAGTTATGAAGCCAACTTGAACGGAAGCTACAATTGGCACGAAAAAAATATAAGATTCAACATTTTCTATAAATACAATGGTAAAATGTCTGAGTTCTCTAAAAATGAAGATGGTAGTATAGGTGTCCTCACTTTGGACGACTACAACACTATGGATTTTACCATTTCAAAACTCTTCTTAAAGCAAAATATTACGCTAACAGCTGGAGCTAAAAACTTATTTGATATCACCGATATCGGCTTGGATGGAGATGGGAGTAAAGGTTTAGTTCTTCAGACAGGACGAGAGGCTTTTTATCCTATTAGCTGGGGACGTAGCTTTTTTATAAAAATTAATTATACGATTTCAAACTAG